In Spirochaeta thermophila DSM 6578, the following proteins share a genomic window:
- a CDS encoding helix-turn-helix domain-containing protein gives MRDNERLSWNIFLRFIVSNLMILFPALVGSVAAYVLASRTMFEVADNIARIQLERTAADLDLRFQDFEKAVTALSSDYEVNWYLNHPGDFTGSELYHTRRVSRRLASLHLGMEFLERIFIYLERSDLVVYENGFAPYDLFYTTLFEVEGYSAEMWLSLMEDVNSKELPSFFPGSYKVSGGHYVPVLFFIRPLGTGTYKRGVLVAIFNKELLARRLSPLPASYGGGVMVVDGRGTVVVSTGVPLPVDEVRGAMREGRKEIRVGGEEFKIYSHRSGFMDWHYIAVVNTKKVNAPLSSARGVWLLLVLLGCVGGVSFAYGVAFSNSRPLSRIVRRIPEGMGGSFHGLTSVYQEVEEALVHLSERTHELEVESDRKSRLFRDYFFQILLRGGYEDREIWRKDAERFGIEFLTGRYLVIAVGTSPLEFGGMGAEALDQVEVFLEQRSGEGEHCLRMPSGILAVVKHLPGGGECRREVEEWVRTSLEGLPERLSRLLLFGVGSPVEDPFLLPLSFGEAKAALEAIPPEGRTSIQFYEDLHPAPLGYWYPLDVEEALIRAARGGNRDLLVSLLSDLWRENFQERTLVGLELQNFFLALRGTMLRVVNENGPPSPEILALLEAPPRGGDEEEGIRWVTDVFTRILEMRNREKRSHNETLALQIEGYLRDHFDDPSLCLSSIAERFHLSESYLSSFFREQRGEYLSGYLLRLRMERAVDLLVSTRMPVEEVARRCGYTNVSSFRRAFKRMFGVSPHRYRDEHAGSSISQ, from the coding sequence CCCCGCCTTGGTGGGGAGCGTGGCGGCGTATGTGCTCGCGTCGAGGACCATGTTCGAGGTGGCCGACAATATCGCCCGGATCCAGCTCGAGCGCACCGCCGCCGATCTCGATCTCAGGTTCCAGGATTTCGAGAAGGCGGTCACGGCCTTGAGCAGCGACTACGAAGTGAACTGGTACCTCAACCATCCCGGTGATTTCACCGGCTCGGAACTCTACCACACGAGACGTGTCTCTCGTCGGCTCGCATCCCTGCACCTTGGGATGGAGTTCCTCGAGAGGATCTTCATCTACCTCGAGAGGAGTGATCTCGTCGTCTATGAGAACGGGTTCGCTCCCTACGACCTTTTCTACACCACGCTCTTCGAAGTGGAAGGCTATTCGGCCGAGATGTGGCTCTCTTTGATGGAAGATGTGAACAGCAAAGAATTGCCTTCCTTCTTCCCTGGGTCCTACAAGGTGAGCGGCGGCCACTACGTGCCGGTCCTGTTCTTCATCAGGCCTCTTGGTACGGGTACCTACAAGAGGGGCGTCCTCGTGGCGATCTTCAACAAAGAGCTTCTCGCGCGACGTTTGTCCCCTCTCCCCGCGAGTTACGGCGGCGGGGTGATGGTGGTCGATGGGAGGGGAACGGTGGTGGTCTCCACCGGAGTCCCCCTCCCCGTGGATGAGGTGAGAGGGGCCATGAGGGAGGGACGGAAAGAGATCCGCGTCGGAGGAGAGGAATTCAAGATATATTCCCATCGCTCAGGCTTCATGGACTGGCACTACATCGCCGTGGTGAACACCAAGAAGGTGAACGCTCCGCTCTCTTCGGCGAGGGGGGTCTGGCTCCTTCTCGTGCTCCTCGGCTGTGTGGGTGGAGTGAGCTTCGCCTATGGAGTGGCCTTCTCCAATTCGAGGCCCTTGTCCAGGATAGTCCGTCGCATCCCCGAGGGGATGGGAGGATCGTTCCACGGTCTGACCAGCGTCTACCAGGAGGTTGAGGAGGCCCTCGTACACCTCTCCGAGCGGACGCACGAACTCGAAGTGGAGAGTGACCGGAAGAGTCGTCTCTTCCGGGATTATTTCTTCCAGATCCTCCTCAGAGGGGGATACGAGGACCGAGAAATCTGGAGGAAGGATGCGGAGAGGTTCGGCATCGAGTTCCTTACCGGCAGATATCTCGTGATCGCGGTGGGAACGAGTCCGCTCGAGTTCGGGGGTATGGGTGCCGAGGCCCTGGATCAGGTGGAAGTGTTCCTGGAACAGCGGTCGGGAGAGGGGGAGCACTGCCTCCGGATGCCTTCGGGGATCCTGGCGGTGGTGAAACACCTGCCAGGAGGGGGAGAGTGCAGGCGGGAGGTGGAGGAGTGGGTGCGCACCTCCCTGGAGGGGCTGCCGGAGCGCCTCTCTCGACTCCTCCTCTTCGGTGTGGGTTCCCCGGTGGAGGATCCCTTCCTCCTGCCCCTCTCTTTCGGGGAAGCGAAAGCGGCGCTGGAGGCCATTCCACCCGAAGGGAGGACCTCGATCCAGTTCTACGAGGATCTCCACCCCGCCCCTTTGGGCTACTGGTATCCCCTCGATGTGGAGGAGGCCCTCATTCGGGCGGCGAGGGGGGGGAACAGGGACCTCCTCGTCTCACTGCTCTCGGATCTCTGGAGGGAGAACTTCCAGGAGCGGACCCTGGTGGGGCTCGAACTCCAGAACTTCTTTCTCGCACTGCGGGGTACGATGCTCAGGGTGGTCAACGAGAACGGGCCGCCCTCTCCTGAGATCCTCGCACTGCTCGAAGCCCCTCCCAGGGGAGGGGACGAGGAGGAGGGGATCCGCTGGGTCACCGATGTCTTCACCAGGATCCTGGAGATGAGGAATCGTGAGAAGAGGAGCCACAACGAGACCCTCGCCCTCCAGATCGAGGGGTATCTCCGGGATCATTTCGACGACCCTTCGCTCTGCCTTTCCTCGATTGCAGAGAGGTTCCACCTCTCGGAGAGCTACCTCTCCTCTTTCTTCCGGGAGCAGCGCGGCGAGTATCTCTCCGGCTACCTGCTCAGACTCAGGATGGAGCGGGCGGTGGACCTCCTGGTGTCCACCAGGATGCCGGTGGAGGAGGTGGCCCGTCGCTGTGGATATACCAATGTCTCTTCGTTCAGGAGGGCCTTCAAGCGTATGTTCGGCGTCTCACCCCATCGTTATCGGGACGAACATGCAGGGTCTTCCATCTCGCAGTGA